Below is a genomic region from bacterium.
TCGGCCTGCGGGTGGGTCGCAAGATCCACCCCTACGTCATCGCACCCCTCACCCTAACCCTCTCCCCAGAGGGGAGAGGGGACATGCAAAGGGCGTGTCTAAAGACCCGCCCCTACGTCAATGCTATCCGCGAGACACGGGTAGGTGAGGGCCAGGATTGGTAGGCCAGACGGCGGCCTGCAGAGGACTCGTCCTACGGGGCCGCCCTACGTCAACGCAACCGAAGTAATACGCGGCGGGGATAGGAAACGAAGTAACGCGAAGCGAATCCCCGCCCTACGTAAGTTCAATCGGCAACGCGTAGGCCGAGGTGAAGGTGAATCGCGGCGGTCCGCGGGGGACTCGTCCGACGGAACCGATTTATGCTACCCTTTGGCGGTACTTCCGACGCGGCGGGGCGGCTCCGTGCTCGAGCACCTGAAGAAAACCTTCAAGCACACCGTCATCTACGGCCTCGGCGGCCTCATTTCCCACGCCGTGGGCTTTCTTTTAATCCCCGTCTACACCCGCTACCTCTCCCCCAACGACTACGGCGTCGTGGCCATGGTGATGATCTACATCACCGTGCTGGAAATAGTGATGCGGATGGGCGTGGACAGCGCCCTCTTCAAGGTCTACTTTGAGGAGAAGGACGAGGAGTCACGGCGCACCCTGGTCACCACCACCTTCCTCTTCCAGCTCGTGGCCGCCGGCGCCATCTTCGCCCTCACCTACCCCTTCTCCGACGACCTCTCCGACCTTTTCTTCGGCACCCGGGACTACACGGTCTACTTCCAGTTCGCCACCGCCTCGCAGCTCCTGGTGATGATCCGGGTCGTGCCGCTGTCCATCATCCGGGCCAAGGAGCGGCCGGGCCTTTTCTCCATCCTGAACGTCATTCGGTTCGCCCTGGTGATGGGGTTCAACATCCTGTTCGTGGTGATTTTGGAGGCCGGGCCGCTGGGCATCGTCCAGGCCCAGTTCTACTCCGCCCTGGTGCTCATCCCGGTTTTCCTCGTCATAACCTTCCGCAACATGCGGCCGCGGCTTTCCTGGGACCAGTTGAAGCGGCTGGCGAGCTTCGGTCTGCCGCTGATTCCGGCGGGGCTGGCGGGATGGGTGCTGACCATGGCCGACCGCTACGTCCTGCGGCTGGTGGCCCCGGTGACCAAGTTCGCCCTCGTGGCCCAGAAAGGGCTCGGGGAGATGGTCACCAAGACCGGCGACGTCCTGGCGGGCGCCCTGCCCACCCTCGTGGACGTGGGCCTCTACGACCTGGCGTACAAGTTCTCCCTCATCGTGCGCATGGGCCTCATCCAGCCCTTCATCTTCGCCTGGGGTCCGTTGATGTTCAGCGTCTACCACCAGCCCGAGGCCAAGCAGGTTTACCGGGCGGTGCTGACGCTTTTCACCCTCCTGTCCGTGGGGCTCTGCTTCGCCGTGGGGGTGATGTCGCCGGAGATAGTGCGGCTCATGGCGACCTGGCCCTTCTACAGCGCCTGGAGCTCGGTCTTCATCCTCGGCCTCTCGCACTGCTTCTACGGCCTTTACATCGTCTTCACCGTCGGCACCTCGGTGGTGCACAAGTCCAAGTACCAGGCCTACACGGCGACCGTCGGCGTGGTGGCGAACATCGGCCTGAACTTCCTCATGATCCCCTTTTGGGGGGTGATGGGGGCGGCGGTGGCCACACTCTTGAGCTTCGGCCTCATGGCCGTTGCCCACTACATCTTCTCCCAGCGCGAGTACCACATTGACTACGACCTGGGAGTGGTGGTCAAGGTCGTGCTCCTGGCGACGGTGCTCTGGCTGGGGACGACGCTTCTGCCCTTCGGCTGGTGGGGACTCATCGGCCGGGTGGGGGCGCTGGGGCTCTTCGTGGTCCTGTTGAAGGTCCTGGGTCTGTTCAAGGCGGAGGAGGTCAAGCTGGTGGTGGCCGGGTTCAAGGAGTTCATAACCCGCAAGCGCGGCGGCGGCGACGACGCGGTGCCGCCCCCGGATGAGTTGGGCGAGTTGCAGGGATAGGCGGTTCGGTACCGACGTTAAACGGGGCGGAAGGATTGAAGGGGGAGGTCGCGGTGAAGGTCGGTGTCGTTATCGCTCTATTGACGCTCTGCCTGACGGTCTCGATGGCGGACCTGTCGTGGGTCTACTCGGTCTTCGAGGACGGGGTTCAGACCGTGGAACGATGGTGGCAACCGTTCTACGACGTTTATCCCGTCCCGGTCCCCTTCATCGTCAACGACCTGGCCTGGGTCGGGGACGAGCTGTGGTATCTGGGGCGGGGTGACAAGTATGCGGAGGTCGTCCCCGAGGGGGTCGCGCACGTCGAGCTCGGCCCGGTCGGCGAGCTGTTCTACCGCGTCGTGGAAGGCTTTCCGGGGACCGATTTTGGGGGGAGAACGATGATCCCCCGGGAGGGGGAGCTCCTCGTCTGCTCCGGCGGGAACCTCGCCACCTACCGTCCCGGCGAAGACGCCGCCCGATACGTGGGCGGGTGCGAGCGTCCCCTGGCCGACCTGACGGTCTTCGGCGGGGACCTGTACGGCTGGGTCGAACCGGAAAACCCGGATGAGCCCGGGCCCATCGTCCGTCTCGACTTCGACGGCGCCGACATGCGGGTTGCGGAGGAGCTGCCGATCGAGGTCTGGAAAACCGATTCGCTCTTCGGTTTCATCGCCGCCGATGAGACCGGCTTCTGGGTCTACGACGATTTCCTCCTGGGGCTGGTGCACGTCCTGCCCGACGGGACGCGCGACCGCTGGCTGCCGATGCCCGACTCCGGGCACCCGCCGGTGTACGCCCTCGAGGACGGCGCTCTGGAAATCGATTGGCCCGCGACGCGGAATCTGGGCCTCCACGGTCGGATTCGGGGCGAGGTCCGGGGCGCGGCGGCGGTCTGGCGCCCCAACGAGCTTCTTATCAAGGGTCTGAATACGGATTTCGTCTGGGTGCTGGACCTGGACTCCGCGCCGGTGCTGGAGGTGCCGGAGCGGTGGCTGGTGATCACCGCGGACGGCCTGAACCTGCGCGCCGGGCCGGGCGCCGGCTTCGACAAGGTCCGCCTGCTGAAAAAGTGGGACCAGGCCCTGGTCTGCGGCGAGACTACGGTCGGCGACGATGCCTGGTATCGGGTTGTGACCTTCGCCGGTGAGACGGGCTGGCTGTGCGCCGGTCAGGGCGGGGAGTCATGGGTGATCGTGTACCCGCCCGGCGAGGCTCCGTTTCTGAGTTATCCGAGCGATGCCTGAGTGGTCGTTTTTCCCCCGGCCGTCTATAATGGGGAAACCCTTCGTGAGGTTCGTCCATGCGGTCGGTGCTCGTTCTGCTGGCGGCGGCGATACTCCTCCCCCCGGCGTCGGCCGACGTGGAGTACGGCTACGGCACGCCGCCCTTCCCCCTCTGGCTCACATTCGACGTCGGCCCCAACTTCGATTTCGACTCATTCCTGGGCCCCGAGCTCGGCCTGACGCTCAACTGGTTTCCGCTGTCGGACTTTTTGCACCTTGGCGCCACCTACCGCTACGCCACGGGCGAGATGCTGAAACCCGAGGGTGAGGCGCTCGGGATGCACACCCTGGCGGGCCTGGTGGGCTATGGGAGCTCCAACGAAGCCGTGGCCTACTACACCGGCTTCATGCTGGGCGAGACCCGGCTGGACGGCTCATTCGCCGGTGACGAGCTGGACGAGTGGGTCTTCACCCTTGGCTTCTACGCCGACGTGCTGCTCCCTTTCAGAGACGTGCTGGGGCTGAACTTCCACGCGTGCGACCAGTACATCCATGGTGAGCGGGGCTTCTACGGCTACTACACCATCTCCCTGGGCCTGGCCATCGCGCTGTAGGGTGGCGTCGGGGGGGCGGGTCGCGATGACGTAGGGGCGACCCGTAGGATGAGTCCTCTGCGGGCCGCCGTGTTATCTACGTTCCCAGCCCCGACCCTCACCCTAACCCGTAGGCGAGCCTCCCCCCAAAGGGGGTAGGGGGCTATGGTGGCCCGTGCCCCGCGGGATGCGATGACGTAGGGGTGGGTCTGGCGACCCGCCCACGGGCCGACCTAAAGGTCGGCCCCTACGAGGTTGATGTGGGATTCACGCCTCACTCGTAGGGGCGGGTGTTCACGACCGGTCGTTTGTTAGTCCCCGCAGTTCACCCCTCACCCCAACCCGTAGGCGAGCCTCTCCCTGGAAGGGAGAGGGGACCGGCCCTCACACTGACCCGTGCTGCCGCGCCCCATATAGGCCATCTCGGGAGGATGTGTGTTTAAATTAACAATCCCGCTTTTACTCACCGCCCTCGCGGCCCAGGCGGCCATTCCGCCCCAGCCGGCCGAGGGGCTGCCCTGGCACCCCTGGCTCTACGACTACTCGGTCTTCCGGGCCGAGACCGCCCTGACCGAATTCGTCGGCAGCCTGGAGTTCGTCGGAGGGGAGTTGATTCTCACGAAGCACGGCCAGGGCGCCTTCTACCGCTACGACCCCCGGACGCGCAGCCTCTCGCCCGCCGGCGACGCCCCCTTCGACGTCTCCGGCTCCTTCTGGGATGGGGAGCGCCTCTGGCTGGCCGGAAGCGGCGCCGAGCTCTGGCGCTACACCGCCGACCTCGCGGCCGTCGAGGACTGGGGGGAGCCCTACGGCGAGCGCTGGTACATCGAGCTCCCGTCCTGGCGGCAGACCGGGCTGGCCCGGGTGGGGGAGGATTTCTGGCTGGTGGACGAGCTGGGCGTGGTTTACCTCTGGCGGCTGGGCGAGGCGGAGCCGCGCGGGGAGTACGTGGTCGGCCAGGGCCGCGAGCTGGCCTACGACGGGAAAAACCTCTGGCTCCTGTCCTATCGCGGAATCCTCAAGCTGACGACGGCAGGCGTGGTATTGGGGCGGATCCCGCTCCCGGCTACGGAGGGCTTCGCCGAGGGGCTGGCCTGGGACGGGTCGCGGCTGTGGCTGGCGGTGAACGACGCCGACCCCGACGGCCGCACGCTCATCTGGAGCCTGGACCCCGAAGCGGCGGAGCTCCTTCCGCTGGACGCCCCGCCCGAGGACCGCCGCGACGCCGTGGAGTACGATTGATCCGGAGGCGACCGTTGCGCCGTGCGCTCATCTTTCCAGCCCTGGTGTTTCTCCTTTTCACCTCCTGCGCCCACTACATCGTCGAGGGCTCGGCCCGGCAGACCGCGGCCTACAACGCCCTGGGCGAGCCGGTGGACCTATCGGCCCTCCCCGAGACGGTGACCGGCGACCCCGCCGACGACCCCAGCGCCGCGGGCCTCGCCGAAGGCGCGGAGCTTTCGGCGACCTTGGGCGGGCGGCTGGAGCGATTCGCCGTTACGAACGGCGGCGACCACGCCTACGGGGGCGGGGTCGGTCTCGGGAGCGCCGGGCTGGCGTGCAACTTCGCGACGGGAGGCTGGGGCTTCGCGGGTGCCGCCCTACGGCGGAGCGATTTCACCTACACCCTGGAGGAGGGGGATCGGCGGCTGGCGTTTTCCGGCGACCTGTGGGGGCTGAACGGGGCGGTCTGTTACGGGGGGAATCTGCGGTTCGGCCTCGGGGCCGAGGGGCTTTACGGCGGCTGGCGCTACGAGGGGCTCGACGGAGACTCCGAGGAGGGGGAACTTTTCGGCTGGCGCGCCCGGCTGGGGCTGCGCTACGGCGAGGGCGGCTGGAGCTTCGGCCTCCGGGCATCGGGACCGGCGGAGCTTGGCCGCGGGCCGGGGCTCCCCTGGGAGGCCGACCTCTGGCTGGCGTTGCCGCTCGTGGACCGGGGCG
It encodes:
- a CDS encoding oligosaccharide flippase family protein — encoded protein: MLEHLKKTFKHTVIYGLGGLISHAVGFLLIPVYTRYLSPNDYGVVAMVMIYITVLEIVMRMGVDSALFKVYFEEKDEESRRTLVTTTFLFQLVAAGAIFALTYPFSDDLSDLFFGTRDYTVYFQFATASQLLVMIRVVPLSIIRAKERPGLFSILNVIRFALVMGFNILFVVILEAGPLGIVQAQFYSALVLIPVFLVITFRNMRPRLSWDQLKRLASFGLPLIPAGLAGWVLTMADRYVLRLVAPVTKFALVAQKGLGEMVTKTGDVLAGALPTLVDVGLYDLAYKFSLIVRMGLIQPFIFAWGPLMFSVYHQPEAKQVYRAVLTLFTLLSVGLCFAVGVMSPEIVRLMATWPFYSAWSSVFILGLSHCFYGLYIVFTVGTSVVHKSKYQAYTATVGVVANIGLNFLMIPFWGVMGAAVATLLSFGLMAVAHYIFSQREYHIDYDLGVVVKVVLLATVLWLGTTLLPFGWWGLIGRVGALGLFVVLLKVLGLFKAEEVKLVVAGFKEFITRKRGGGDDAVPPPDELGELQG
- a CDS encoding SH3 domain-containing protein — translated: MKVGVVIALLTLCLTVSMADLSWVYSVFEDGVQTVERWWQPFYDVYPVPVPFIVNDLAWVGDELWYLGRGDKYAEVVPEGVAHVELGPVGELFYRVVEGFPGTDFGGRTMIPREGELLVCSGGNLATYRPGEDAARYVGGCERPLADLTVFGGDLYGWVEPENPDEPGPIVRLDFDGADMRVAEELPIEVWKTDSLFGFIAADETGFWVYDDFLLGLVHVLPDGTRDRWLPMPDSGHPPVYALEDGALEIDWPATRNLGLHGRIRGEVRGAAAVWRPNELLIKGLNTDFVWVLDLDSAPVLEVPERWLVITADGLNLRAGPGAGFDKVRLLKKWDQALVCGETTVGDDAWYRVVTFAGETGWLCAGQGGESWVIVYPPGEAPFLSYPSDA